One region of Micromonospora ureilytica genomic DNA includes:
- a CDS encoding YqjF family protein: protein MHPEPVDHAPRQAFPWAILRQRWEDLTFLHWAVAPALVAPLLPAGTRPDTVQGVSYVGLIGFRMVGLGFGRGPGVPYFGTFWETNVRLYSVDDAGRRAVVFRSLDASRLVPVLVARATLRLPYLWSSMRLDRDGDRRTYSCRRRWPGPAGATSRMVVRVGERIVDPTPLEHFVTARWGLHTRAYGRTLHLPNWHPSWPLHRAELLHLDDELVAAAGLPAPVGPPVSVLYSPGVGVRFGPPVAARPRGAGPPESQ from the coding sequence GTGCACCCCGAACCGGTCGACCACGCGCCCCGGCAGGCGTTCCCCTGGGCGATCCTGCGCCAGCGCTGGGAGGACCTCACCTTCCTGCACTGGGCCGTCGCTCCGGCACTCGTCGCGCCGTTGCTACCCGCCGGCACTCGTCCGGACACGGTGCAGGGGGTCAGCTACGTCGGCCTCATCGGCTTTCGGATGGTCGGGCTGGGCTTCGGCCGTGGCCCGGGGGTGCCCTACTTCGGCACCTTCTGGGAGACCAACGTCCGGCTCTACTCCGTCGACGACGCCGGCCGACGAGCTGTCGTGTTCCGGTCCCTCGACGCGTCCCGCCTGGTGCCGGTGCTCGTCGCGCGGGCGACGCTGCGCCTGCCGTACCTCTGGTCGTCGATGCGGTTGGATCGCGACGGCGACCGTCGCACCTACAGTTGCCGGCGGCGTTGGCCTGGGCCGGCGGGCGCGACGAGCCGGATGGTGGTGCGGGTGGGGGAGCGGATCGTCGACCCGACCCCGCTCGAACACTTCGTCACCGCCCGTTGGGGGCTGCACACCCGGGCGTACGGGCGCACGCTGCACCTGCCGAACTGGCATCCGAGCTGGCCGCTGCACCGGGCCGAGCTGCTGCACCTGGATGACGAGTTGGTTGCCGCAGCCGGGCTGCCGGCACCGGTCGGGCCGCCGGTCAGCGTGCTCTACTCGCCAGGTGTCGGGGTCAGGTTCGGCCCGCCGGTGGCGGCCCGGCCACGCGGTGCCGGGCCGCCGGAATCTCAGTAG
- a CDS encoding aldo/keto reductase encodes MRTTTLGSTGPEVGVIGLGCMGMSHGYDITGPRDDDTSISVIRQALDLGATLVDTSDVYGPYTNEELVGRALAGGHRERAVLATKVGLVATSPTGGPGNSPKIGNNGRPEHIRAAIDESLRRLGTDHVDLYQLHRVDPEVPIEESWGAMAEVVAAGKARQIGLSEVTVTQIVRAQAVHPVASVQSELSLWTRDPLTEVLPYCAQQGIAFLPFSPLGRGFLAGRFTSFDDLPADDFRRGLPRFQQDALCANLAIVARVREIADRAGFSPAQVALAWVVAQGDQVIPIPGTKTPTYLADNCAAADVRLSAEDLSDLDALPAPEGGRY; translated from the coding sequence ATGCGAACCACCACGCTGGGCAGCACCGGTCCCGAGGTCGGCGTCATCGGCCTCGGTTGCATGGGCATGAGCCACGGCTACGACATCACCGGCCCTCGCGACGACGACACGTCGATCTCCGTCATCCGACAGGCACTGGATCTGGGCGCGACGCTTGTCGACACGTCCGACGTGTACGGGCCGTACACCAACGAGGAGCTTGTCGGGCGGGCGCTGGCCGGTGGTCACCGGGAGCGGGCCGTGCTGGCGACGAAGGTCGGCCTGGTCGCCACCTCCCCCACCGGCGGCCCCGGCAACTCACCGAAGATCGGTAACAACGGCCGCCCGGAGCACATCCGCGCGGCGATCGACGAGAGCCTGCGCCGGCTCGGCACCGACCACGTCGACCTGTACCAGTTGCACCGGGTCGACCCGGAGGTGCCCATCGAGGAGTCCTGGGGTGCGATGGCCGAGGTCGTGGCGGCGGGCAAGGCCCGGCAGATCGGGCTGTCCGAGGTGACGGTGACGCAGATCGTGCGGGCCCAGGCGGTGCACCCGGTGGCGTCGGTGCAGTCCGAGCTGTCGCTGTGGACCCGCGACCCGTTGACCGAGGTGTTGCCGTACTGCGCCCAGCAGGGCATCGCCTTCCTGCCGTTCTCCCCACTGGGTCGCGGTTTCCTCGCCGGCCGGTTCACCTCGTTCGACGACCTGCCCGCCGACGACTTCCGGCGGGGCCTGCCGCGTTTCCAGCAGGACGCGCTTTGCGCCAACCTCGCCATCGTCGCCCGGGTTCGGGAGATCGCCGACCGGGCCGGCTTCAGCCCCGCGCAGGTCGCCCTCGCGTGGGTGGTCGCCCAGGGCGACCAGGTCATCCCAATCCCCGGGACCAAGACCCCGACGTACCTGGCGGACAACTGCGCGGCCGCCGACGTGCGGCTCAGCGCCGAGGATCTGTCCGACCTGGACGCGCTGCCCGCACCCGAGGGTGGCCGCTACTGA
- a CDS encoding carboxymuconolactone decarboxylase family protein — translation MPRLADPDPNAIPADVRDVLSALPPDPMVKMLTHSVGTVNLFIQLARAQFTSLELPARSRELVILTVAEYTECEFVAAQHRPMSEAAGVDRATREIITSRDIDNPALSGHDRTLIRFAAEVVRSPRVPDDLFDEVRHILSEREIVEVLQVIGYYWSFGRVATVLNVELTTVYGDEPLLTDETERAE, via the coding sequence ATGCCCCGCCTTGCCGACCCCGACCCGAACGCCATTCCGGCCGACGTCCGCGACGTCCTGTCCGCACTGCCACCCGACCCGATGGTCAAGATGCTGACCCACTCGGTCGGCACTGTGAACCTCTTCATCCAGCTCGCGAGGGCGCAGTTCACCTCGCTGGAACTGCCCGCCCGCTCGCGGGAACTGGTCATCCTGACCGTGGCCGAGTACACCGAGTGCGAGTTCGTGGCCGCCCAGCACCGCCCGATGTCCGAGGCGGCCGGTGTCGACCGGGCCACCCGCGAGATCATTACCAGCCGGGACATCGACAACCCGGCCCTCTCCGGTCATGACCGTACGCTCATCCGGTTCGCCGCCGAGGTGGTCCGGTCGCCACGCGTTCCCGACGACCTCTTCGACGAGGTGCGGCACATCCTCAGCGAGCGCGAGATCGTCGAGGTGCTTCAGGTGATCGGCTACTACTGGTCGTTCGGCCGGGTGGCCACGGTGCTCAACGTCGAACTCACCACCGTGTACGGCGACGAGCCGCTGCTGACCGACGAGACCGAGCGGGCAGAGTGA
- a CDS encoding TetR/AcrR family transcriptional regulator — protein MTPPTPSDPDAPHRRLDARRNQERVIAAARELFAEQGLQVTVPQVAERAGVGRATVYRSYPSKEDLIVAVVQRQFQELEQRIRAALDGADAYREWCSFVPDLFGRLARDRVLADAFFEGRLVPAARILGLIGQLVAAARASGKIRPDAGELDIRVILCGAVRQLIVLDERDPAVWRRYADLVLNALRA, from the coding sequence ATGACCCCGCCGACGCCGAGCGACCCGGATGCCCCCCATCGGCGTCTGGACGCCCGTCGCAACCAGGAGCGGGTGATCGCCGCCGCCCGGGAGCTCTTCGCCGAGCAGGGTCTCCAGGTGACGGTGCCGCAGGTCGCGGAGCGGGCCGGGGTGGGTCGCGCGACCGTGTACCGCAGCTATCCCAGCAAGGAAGACCTCATCGTCGCGGTCGTGCAGCGGCAGTTTCAGGAGCTGGAGCAGCGCATCCGCGCGGCGCTCGACGGCGCCGACGCGTACCGGGAGTGGTGTTCCTTCGTGCCCGACCTGTTCGGACGCCTCGCGCGCGACCGGGTCCTCGCCGACGCGTTCTTCGAGGGCAGGCTGGTGCCCGCCGCGCGCATCCTGGGCCTGATCGGGCAACTGGTGGCGGCGGCCCGAGCCTCCGGCAAGATCCGCCCGGACGCCGGGGAGCTGGACATCCGGGTGATCCTCTGCGGGGCGGTCCGGCAGCTCATCGTGCTCGACGAGCGCGACCCGGCGGTGTGGCGCCGGTACGCCGACCTGGTGCTCAACGCGCTGCGCGCCTGA
- a CDS encoding GDSL-type esterase/lipase family protein, whose amino-acid sequence MSNSAGRILPVLTALLLLAPAVPANATTTGRDGPVGWSTAWSAAHHHPVPGNDWDGPNWSVPGFADQSVRQVVRVSAAGSLIRIRLSNRYGNQPLRLTGATVGRPISGAAVRPGTLLPVTFERRLSTTVPAGAEATSDPVRLPVRALEALTVTLYFAGPTGPATFHQGGLTSTYRSTGDHRFDHRAAAFTGETSQSWYHLAGVDVAGSPRTRGTVVTFGDSQTDGYGSTPGADNRYPDQLAERLVATGRPLAVANAGISGNKLLADSPCYGEQGVTRFRRDALGLPGVRVAVVLIGINDIGGGGYPDFGCGASPVVTAAQLIDGHRALIRAARADRVAVVGVTMPPMKNAVGYDTAQNEMLRDEVNRWIRGGGEYDAVVDLDRILADPTDPDALRPAYDHGDHLHLNDAGATVAAAAVAARIR is encoded by the coding sequence GTGTCGAACTCGGCAGGCCGCATCCTCCCCGTACTCACCGCTCTGCTCCTGCTGGCGCCGGCCGTCCCGGCGAACGCCACGACCACCGGGCGCGACGGCCCGGTCGGTTGGTCGACCGCGTGGTCGGCGGCGCACCACCACCCCGTGCCGGGCAACGACTGGGACGGCCCGAACTGGTCCGTCCCCGGTTTCGCCGACCAGTCGGTCCGGCAGGTGGTCCGGGTCAGCGCCGCCGGTTCCCTGATCCGGATCCGACTGTCCAACAGGTACGGCAACCAACCGCTGCGACTGACCGGTGCCACAGTGGGGCGTCCGATCTCCGGGGCGGCGGTGCGACCCGGCACCCTGCTTCCGGTCACCTTCGAACGACGACTGTCGACCACCGTGCCGGCCGGCGCCGAGGCCACCTCCGATCCGGTGCGCCTGCCCGTCCGGGCGCTGGAGGCGTTGACCGTCACGCTGTACTTCGCCGGTCCCACCGGCCCGGCGACCTTCCACCAGGGCGGGCTCACCAGCACGTACCGCTCCACGGGTGATCACCGCTTCGATCACCGCGCTGCCGCGTTCACCGGCGAGACCAGCCAGTCCTGGTATCACCTCGCCGGCGTGGACGTCGCCGGGTCACCGCGCACCCGCGGCACTGTGGTGACGTTCGGCGACTCGCAGACCGACGGCTACGGTTCCACGCCCGGCGCCGACAACCGTTACCCGGACCAGTTGGCCGAGCGCCTGGTCGCCACCGGCCGCCCGCTGGCCGTCGCCAACGCCGGTATCAGCGGCAACAAGCTGCTCGCCGACTCACCGTGTTACGGCGAGCAGGGCGTCACCCGGTTCCGGCGCGACGCGCTCGGGCTGCCGGGCGTACGGGTCGCCGTGGTTCTGATCGGCATCAACGACATCGGTGGCGGTGGCTACCCGGACTTCGGCTGCGGCGCCTCACCCGTGGTGACCGCCGCCCAGCTCATCGACGGTCACCGGGCGCTGATCCGGGCCGCACGAGCCGACCGGGTCGCCGTCGTCGGCGTCACGATGCCGCCGATGAAGAACGCCGTCGGCTACGACACCGCGCAGAACGAGATGCTCCGTGATGAGGTGAACCGTTGGATCCGCGGCGGCGGCGAGTACGACGCCGTCGTCGACCTCGACCGGATTCTCGCTGATCCGACCGACCCGGACGCCCTGCGGCCCGCGTACGATCACGGCGACCACCTGCACCTCAACGACGCCGGGGCGACCGTCGCGGCTGCCGCCGTCGCCGCGCGGATCCGCTGA
- a CDS encoding dihydrofolate reductase family protein encodes MTKVTTGATMSLDGYIADASHGGFEYLFQWYENGDVETPTADPELTFRTSATSARHLRALTERTGALVVGRRLFDITSGWGGRHPLDVPVVVVTHSVPEGWAPENDSFVFVTDGIESAIARAKAIAGDKEVGVNGGTIAAQVVEAGLLDEVHVDLVPVLLGSGIPLFADLKIAPLQLDGPFSVVEGDGVTHLAYRVRPAA; translated from the coding sequence ATGACGAAGGTGACGACCGGGGCGACGATGTCGTTGGACGGCTACATCGCGGACGCGTCCCACGGTGGCTTCGAGTACCTCTTCCAGTGGTACGAGAACGGCGACGTCGAGACGCCGACGGCCGACCCCGAGTTGACCTTTCGGACCTCCGCCACGAGCGCCCGGCATCTGCGGGCTCTCACCGAGCGGACCGGCGCGCTCGTCGTCGGCCGGCGGCTGTTCGACATCACCAGCGGGTGGGGTGGCCGGCATCCCTTGGACGTACCTGTCGTGGTTGTCACGCACAGCGTGCCGGAGGGCTGGGCGCCCGAGAATGACTCGTTCGTCTTCGTCACCGACGGCATCGAGAGCGCCATCGCCCGGGCGAAGGCGATCGCCGGCGACAAGGAGGTCGGTGTCAACGGCGGCACCATCGCCGCCCAGGTCGTCGAGGCCGGCCTGCTCGACGAGGTGCACGTCGACCTCGTCCCGGTCCTGCTCGGTTCCGGCATCCCGCTCTTCGCCGACCTGAAGATCGCGCCACTTCAGCTGGACGGCCCGTTCAGCGTCGTCGAGGGCGACGGCGTCACCCACCTGGCCTACCGGGTACGCCCAGCGGCCTGA
- a CDS encoding cellulase family glycosylhydrolase translates to MRTLRLVTTLAVAGLLAGGVALVAATPASAATAVFSVTNNWGNGYQGQVTVTNDTSAQITSWRVEFDLPSSSTVSQSWNAQQTTSGSHYTFANVSWNGTLAAGASTSFGFLVNGTGTPVNCTVNGAACAGGPPPTTPPPTTPPPTTPPPTTPPPTTGTPVERHGQLRVCGTTMCDRSGARVQLRGISSMWLNWETAPYAENLSALTWMRDNWNLQVIRAAMGVEPAGAYLSDPAKARAQVETIINNAVTAGVYVIVDWHAHEAQNNQSQAVAFFGDLARRYGNLPNVIWEPYNEPLQVSWTNVIKPYHQAVVSAIRAADPDNIIVLGTPTWSQDVDVAAASPVTGTNLMYTLHFYSCTHGASLRAKGDAAIRAGLALFVTEWGASNADGGLDGRACLPEAQSWIDWMKANGISWTAWKLDVGTDTTNLLSPGAPVTGGWTNYLHGHAPFVVTNMR, encoded by the coding sequence ATGCGCACACTGAGACTCGTCACGACCCTGGCCGTCGCCGGCCTGCTCGCCGGTGGGGTGGCCCTGGTCGCCGCCACACCGGCCAGCGCGGCGACCGCCGTGTTCTCCGTGACGAACAACTGGGGCAATGGCTACCAGGGGCAGGTCACCGTCACCAACGACACCTCCGCACAGATCACCAGCTGGCGGGTCGAGTTCGACCTGCCGTCCTCCTCGACCGTCAGCCAGTCGTGGAACGCGCAACAGACCACCTCGGGCAGCCACTACACGTTCGCCAACGTGTCCTGGAACGGCACCCTCGCCGCCGGCGCCTCCACCTCGTTCGGCTTCCTCGTCAACGGCACCGGCACCCCGGTCAACTGCACAGTGAACGGCGCGGCCTGCGCCGGCGGCCCGCCCCCGACCACGCCCCCGCCGACCACGCCGCCGCCGACCACGCCGCCGCCGACCACCCCGCCGCCCACCACGGGTACGCCCGTCGAGCGGCACGGGCAACTGCGGGTCTGTGGCACCACGATGTGCGACAGGTCCGGCGCCCGGGTGCAGCTGCGCGGAATCAGCAGCATGTGGCTCAACTGGGAGACCGCCCCGTACGCCGAGAACCTCTCCGCGTTGACCTGGATGCGGGACAACTGGAACCTCCAGGTGATCCGCGCGGCCATGGGCGTGGAGCCGGCGGGGGCGTACCTCAGTGACCCGGCCAAGGCGCGCGCGCAGGTGGAAACCATCATCAACAACGCGGTCACCGCAGGGGTGTACGTGATCGTCGACTGGCACGCGCACGAGGCGCAGAACAACCAGTCCCAGGCGGTGGCGTTCTTCGGTGACCTGGCCCGTCGGTACGGCAACCTGCCCAACGTCATCTGGGAGCCCTACAACGAGCCGCTGCAGGTCAGCTGGACCAACGTCATCAAGCCGTACCACCAGGCGGTGGTGTCCGCGATCCGCGCCGCCGACCCGGACAACATCATCGTGCTCGGCACCCCGACCTGGTCACAGGACGTGGACGTCGCGGCGGCCAGCCCGGTCACCGGCACCAACCTGATGTACACGCTGCACTTCTACTCCTGCACGCACGGGGCGTCGCTGCGCGCCAAGGGCGACGCGGCGATCCGCGCGGGTCTGGCGCTGTTCGTCACCGAGTGGGGCGCCAGTAACGCCGATGGTGGCCTCGACGGCCGGGCCTGCCTGCCGGAGGCGCAGTCCTGGATCGACTGGATGAAAGCCAACGGCATCTCCTGGACGGCCTGGAAGCTCGACGTCGGCACCGACACCACGAATCTGCTCAGCCCGGGAGCGCCGGTGACCGGCGGGTGGACCAACTACCTGCACGGCCACGCGCCGTTCGTGGTGACGAACATGAGGTGA
- a CDS encoding GlxA family transcriptional regulator — protein sequence MRKSSATHRVAVLALPRVVAFDLTIATQVFGHEGHGRYAMTVCALDGGSVTTTTGGLELTVAAALDALDDADTVIVPGFRRGPAPARALQALRQAHRRGARIASICTGAFALAQAGLLDGRRATTHWAHADALAHEHPLVLVDANALYIDEGEVLTSAGLAAGLDMCLYLVGRDHGQAVAIQRARHMVTPLHRAGGQAQFIPVGIPGEDDELATLTAWASNNLHRPITVADLARQGVMSSRSLHRAFRSRFRTSPRAWLIQQRLRAACTLLEDGGITVDEVARRTGLGTATNLRAHFQRAFATTPTAYRRAFTP from the coding sequence ATGCGTAAGAGTTCCGCCACGCACCGGGTCGCCGTTCTCGCCCTCCCCAGAGTCGTCGCCTTCGATCTGACCATCGCGACGCAGGTCTTCGGCCACGAGGGCCACGGCCGGTACGCGATGACGGTGTGCGCACTGGACGGTGGTTCGGTCACCACCACCACCGGCGGCCTGGAGCTGACAGTCGCCGCCGCGCTTGACGCGCTCGACGATGCCGACACGGTGATCGTGCCCGGATTCCGCCGTGGGCCGGCACCGGCGCGTGCTCTCCAGGCGCTGCGGCAGGCACACCGTCGTGGCGCCCGCATCGCGTCGATCTGCACCGGTGCCTTCGCGCTGGCCCAGGCCGGTCTGCTCGACGGCCGCCGCGCGACGACCCACTGGGCGCACGCCGACGCGCTCGCCCACGAGCACCCGCTGGTGCTCGTGGACGCGAACGCGCTGTACATCGACGAAGGTGAGGTGCTCACCAGCGCCGGACTCGCCGCCGGCCTCGACATGTGCCTCTACCTCGTCGGCCGCGACCACGGGCAGGCCGTCGCCATCCAACGGGCCCGCCACATGGTCACACCACTGCACCGAGCCGGCGGTCAGGCCCAGTTCATCCCGGTCGGCATCCCGGGTGAGGACGACGAACTGGCCACGCTCACCGCGTGGGCGAGCAACAACCTGCACCGCCCGATCACCGTCGCGGACCTTGCCCGGCAGGGTGTGATGTCCAGCCGTTCGCTGCACCGTGCCTTTCGGAGTCGGTTCCGGACGAGCCCACGAGCCTGGCTGATCCAGCAACGGCTACGCGCAGCCTGCACCCTGCTCGAGGACGGCGGGATCACCGTTGACGAGGTCGCTCGGCGCACCGGTCTGGGCACGGCGACCAACCTCCGTGCGCATTTCCAGCGGGCCTTCGCGACCACCCCTACCGCGTACCGGCGGGCCTTCACCCCCTGA
- a CDS encoding DJ-1/PfpI family protein: MRIEIVVFDGFDELDVFGPFEVLSMAGFDVGLVAVERPGLVTSMRGVQLQVPEVLNQADGVIVPGGGWLDRATEGAWAQAQRGVLPARLAALAPTARWLASVCTGALVLAAAGLLTGRRATTNRNAYDELRAYDVTVLDERVVDDGDRVTAGALSAGLDLGLWLTERELGAATTDRVAASIEYRTASR, translated from the coding sequence ATGCGAATCGAGATCGTGGTGTTCGACGGCTTCGACGAACTGGACGTCTTCGGGCCGTTCGAGGTGTTGTCGATGGCCGGCTTCGACGTGGGGCTGGTCGCCGTCGAGCGGCCGGGCCTGGTCACCAGCATGCGCGGTGTCCAACTCCAGGTCCCCGAGGTGCTGAATCAGGCCGACGGCGTGATCGTCCCGGGTGGCGGATGGCTGGACCGGGCCACCGAGGGTGCCTGGGCGCAGGCGCAGCGCGGTGTGCTTCCGGCGCGGCTGGCCGCGTTGGCGCCGACGGCGCGGTGGCTGGCGTCGGTGTGCACAGGTGCGCTGGTGCTCGCGGCCGCCGGCCTGCTGACGGGTCGGCGGGCGACCACCAACCGCAACGCGTACGACGAGTTGCGCGCCTACGACGTCACAGTCCTCGACGAGCGGGTGGTCGACGACGGTGACCGGGTCACCGCCGGCGCGCTGTCGGCCGGGCTCGATCTGGGGCTGTGGCTCACCGAACGGGAACTCGGCGCCGCCACCACCGACCGGGTCGCCGCGTCCATCGAGTACCGGACGGCGAGTCGCTGA
- a CDS encoding carboxylate--amine ligase/circularly permuted type 2 ATP-grasp protein, whose product MADNTTNAPTYDGPVGRSGNGRTLPAPRTNPVLSLDDGDPADLATIGVEEEFHVVDLHTRELVPRAGELLDRLPATSFTAELHRSVVETNTAVCRTLDEIRAELTRLRQAAVQVADRAGLGIVAAGTVPLRVDGDPSVTPTSRYRRMVDEYQLLAREQLICGAQVHVGVSDRDLAVAVTRRVQPWLPVLLALSTSSPYWMGQDSGYASVRSLVWQRWPTAGDPGEVTSAADHEALVAELISSETITDPAMIYFDVRPSAHVPTVELRITDANADVETIVLLTGLFRALVRREVAALRAGVDRTAVRPPVLRAAVWRAARSGLEGDLLDLPRSARPVPAAQAVRRLVTDLRLQLEATGDWEQVSELTRYALEHGSSAARQRRAYERRGRLADVVDLLLDETRGRVRGPLPGAPTPPTLPTYADAGDEVFGPAGPQPAYAPMLAALRQLGAGALRQREHDRDEEQRARGVTFSVAGEASTRLFPVDLVPRVVPAADWRTLRTGLVQRARALDAFLRDVYADRAVVADGVVPAWVVESSPGLRPTGALMGRRGTRAQVSGTDLVRDPDGGWYVLEDNLRVPSGIGYAVQNRRLTQAVLPELPVPEDLLPADETPAMLYRALVAAAPAAADDPAVVVLSSGPGDPAWFEHRLLADEMGVPLTETSDLLVEEGRVRLVREGCRREVDVIYLRMDEEALLHAPGADGVPLGWPLLAAVHAGRLTLANALGNGVGDDKALYAYVPRLIEYYLGEKPLLGDVPTYLCGLPEQRAEVLGRLDELVLKPVDGYGGDRVVIGPRAEAEELDAVREQILAAPHRWIAQEMIALTTHPVFDGTALAPRHVDLRAFVFLGDTAEVAPVALTRVAPAGSMIVNSSRGGGSKDTWLLGGADEPSV is encoded by the coding sequence ATGGCCGACAACACCACGAACGCGCCGACGTACGACGGGCCGGTGGGCCGGTCCGGCAACGGCCGGACGCTGCCCGCCCCGCGCACGAACCCGGTCCTGTCGCTGGACGACGGTGACCCGGCGGACCTGGCCACGATCGGTGTGGAGGAGGAGTTCCACGTCGTCGACCTGCACACCCGGGAGTTGGTGCCCCGCGCCGGGGAGTTGCTCGACCGGTTGCCGGCGACCTCGTTCACCGCCGAGTTGCACCGCAGCGTGGTGGAGACCAACACCGCGGTCTGTCGCACCCTGGACGAGATCCGCGCCGAGTTGACCCGGCTGCGGCAGGCGGCCGTCCAGGTCGCCGACCGGGCCGGGCTGGGCATCGTGGCGGCCGGCACGGTGCCGCTGCGCGTCGACGGCGACCCGAGCGTGACCCCCACGTCCCGCTACCGGCGGATGGTCGACGAATACCAGCTGCTCGCCCGGGAGCAGCTGATCTGCGGAGCGCAGGTGCACGTCGGCGTCTCCGACCGGGACCTGGCGGTGGCGGTCACCCGTCGGGTCCAACCGTGGCTGCCGGTGCTGCTCGCCCTCTCCACCAGCTCGCCGTACTGGATGGGCCAGGACAGCGGCTACGCCAGCGTGCGATCGCTGGTCTGGCAACGCTGGCCCACCGCCGGCGACCCGGGCGAGGTGACCAGCGCCGCGGACCACGAGGCGCTGGTCGCCGAGCTGATCTCCTCCGAGACCATCACCGACCCCGCCATGATCTATTTCGACGTCCGGCCGTCGGCGCACGTGCCCACCGTGGAGCTGCGGATCACCGACGCCAACGCCGACGTGGAGACCATCGTCCTGCTCACCGGCCTGTTCCGGGCGCTCGTCCGGCGGGAGGTCGCCGCCCTGCGCGCCGGGGTGGACCGCACAGCCGTGCGACCACCGGTGCTGCGCGCCGCCGTGTGGCGGGCGGCCCGCTCCGGGCTGGAAGGCGACCTGCTCGACCTGCCCCGGTCGGCCCGACCGGTGCCGGCCGCCCAGGCGGTCCGCCGGCTGGTGACCGACCTGCGCCTGCAGTTGGAGGCGACCGGGGACTGGGAGCAGGTCAGCGAGCTGACCCGGTACGCGCTGGAACACGGCAGCTCCGCGGCGCGGCAGCGGCGGGCGTACGAGCGGCGTGGCCGGTTGGCCGACGTGGTCGACCTGCTGCTCGACGAAACCCGGGGACGGGTCCGAGGGCCGTTGCCGGGTGCGCCGACACCGCCGACGCTGCCCACGTACGCCGACGCCGGCGACGAGGTCTTCGGACCGGCCGGACCGCAGCCGGCGTACGCCCCGATGCTCGCGGCCCTGCGCCAGCTCGGCGCCGGCGCCCTGCGTCAACGCGAACACGACCGGGACGAGGAACAGCGGGCCCGGGGGGTGACGTTCAGCGTGGCCGGCGAGGCGAGCACCCGGCTCTTCCCGGTGGACCTGGTGCCCCGGGTGGTGCCCGCCGCCGACTGGCGGACCCTGCGCACCGGCCTGGTGCAACGAGCCCGCGCCCTCGACGCGTTCCTGCGCGACGTCTACGCCGACCGGGCCGTGGTGGCCGACGGCGTGGTGCCGGCGTGGGTGGTGGAGTCCTCACCCGGGCTGCGCCCGACCGGGGCGCTGATGGGCCGGCGGGGCACCCGCGCCCAGGTGTCCGGCACCGACCTCGTCCGCGACCCGGACGGCGGCTGGTACGTGCTGGAGGACAACCTGCGGGTGCCGTCCGGGATCGGCTACGCGGTGCAGAACCGTCGGCTGACCCAGGCGGTGCTGCCGGAGCTGCCGGTGCCGGAGGATCTGCTGCCCGCCGACGAGACGCCGGCGATGCTGTACCGGGCGTTGGTCGCGGCCGCGCCCGCCGCCGCCGACGACCCCGCCGTGGTGGTGCTCAGCAGCGGCCCGGGTGATCCGGCGTGGTTCGAGCATCGGCTGCTCGCCGACGAGATGGGCGTTCCGCTGACCGAGACCAGCGACCTGCTGGTGGAGGAGGGCCGGGTTCGGTTGGTCCGCGAGGGCTGCCGCCGCGAGGTCGACGTGATCTACCTGCGGATGGATGAGGAGGCGCTGCTGCACGCGCCGGGCGCGGACGGGGTGCCGTTGGGGTGGCCGCTGCTCGCCGCCGTGCACGCCGGGCGGCTCACGCTGGCCAACGCGTTGGGCAACGGTGTCGGTGACGACAAGGCGCTGTACGCGTACGTGCCCCGGCTGATCGAGTACTACCTGGGCGAGAAGCCGCTGTTGGGGGACGTGCCGACGTACCTGTGTGGGCTGCCCGAGCAACGGGCCGAGGTGCTGGGCCGGCTCGACGAGCTGGTGCTCAAGCCGGTCGACGGGTACGGCGGTGACCGGGTGGTGATCGGCCCCCGAGCCGAGGCGGAGGAGTTGGACGCCGTCCGGGAGCAGATCCTCGCGGCCCCGCACCGGTGGATCGCCCAGGAGATGATCGCGCTGACCACGCACCCGGTCTTCGACGGCACGGCGCTCGCTCCCCGCCACGTCGACCTGCGGGCGTTCGTGTTCCTCGGTGACACCGCCGAGGTGGCGCCGGTGGCGCTGACCCGGGTGGCGCCGGCCGGCAGCATGATCGTCAACTCGTCGCGCGGTGGCGGGTCGAAGGACACCTGGCTGCTCGGTGGAGCCGACGAACCGTCGGTGTAA